The Actinoplanes sp. N902-109 genomic interval CGCGGCCCGGGACCGGTCGACCAGGGTGCGGGCCAGCCCGCCATCCGTCTCGACCTGGTCGGCCGGTGTGCGGTAGCCGCCCGGTACGGCGAGGACGGGCACCCCCAGCCGCCGCACCCGGGAGATCAGCGCCTGCACCGCCCCGGTGGCGTCCTCGGGCGGGTCTCCCTGCCAGACCGCGTCCACCAGCGCCCCGCTGGACACCGCCCGGCCGCGCGCATCGACCAGCTCACGGATCACCGCCGCCAGGCGCTCCCCGCGCACCGGCGTCCCGTCCACGGCCAGCGGGCCGAACGTCGTGATCCGCACCCGTGCAGGCTACGGCGTCGGCGCGCCGGGTGGCTCGATCAGGGGTGCCAGCCCGTCGAGGACGCGGCGCAGACCGAAGTCGTAACTGTGCCCGGGGTCGTGGGCGGCGCGGTGGGCCGTGCCGGCGGCGGTGCCCACGCGGGTGGCCAGGGGATAGTCGGCGGGGTTGAGGAAGCGGGCGAGCAGCGGCCCGGCGTCGGCCCACCACTGCTCATCGGTCAGGGCGGTGGTCTCGGCGACGGCTTGTGCCTCGAGGGCGGCGCGGGCGCTTGCCGTCACGAAGGTCAGCAGGTGGGTGAGGCAGTCGTCCATCTGCACGTCTGTGAGGCCGAGACCGTCGAGGGCGGTCAGCTCGTGCTCGTACTTGCCGATCGCGCCCGGGCCGAGGACCGGCCGCTGGGCCGGCACCGCGGTCAGCCAGGGGTGGTCGCGCAGCAGCACGCGGTTGTCCTCGGCCACGGCGGTGAGGCGGTCGCGCCAGGGGCGGCCGGTCGTGTCGGTGCGCGGCATGTGGGCGTACACGAGGTCGACCATGAGGTCCACCAGTTCGGCTTTGCCCGGCACGTGGGTGTAGACGCTCATCGGCGCGGTGCCGATGGCCTCGGCCACCCGCCGGATCGTCAGCGCCGCCAGGCCGTCGCGGTCGGCGATCCGGAGCGCGGCGGTGATCACGTGGTCGAGCGTCAGGCCGCGGCGGGGGCCCTTGCGGGGGATCGCCGACTCGTCCCGCCACAACAGGGCGAGCGTGATCCGCATGTCTCGTGGCACACTGTACATAGTACGGAGAAGAGGGGGAGCCCATGAACATCACCTCGTCCGCCGTGTCCCTGAACGTCGACGACGTCGAGGCGTCCAGCCGATTCCTGGCCGAGCACTTCGGCTTCCGGGAGGTGATGGCCGCCGACGGGTTCTCGTCGCTGCACCGCGACGACGCCGGGATGACCGTCATCTACCTGCGCCGGGGGCTGTCCACCCTGCCCGCCGACCAGCGCGACGACCACGCCGCCGGGCTGATCCTGGCGTTCGAGGTCGACGACCTGACCGGCGAGCTGGCCCGGCTGCAAGCCGAGGGGGTCGCGATCACGATGCCGCTGACCAGTGAGGAGTGGGGCGAGCGGGCCTTTCAGGTGCGCGACCCCAACGGTGTGATCGTGCAGCTCGTGGACTGGAACGCTCAGTCGAACCAGGCGTAACGCTTGCGGTTCTGCCCGCCGATCGTGGTGAAGTCGCCGCCCGCGCCCAGCACGCCGCGGCTGCTGTCGACGGCCAGGGTGCGCACCCCGGCCACGCCGTTGGCCTGCGGCGCCCAGCCGGTCAGGCCGCCGTTACGGGAGATCGCGGCCAGCTTGACCCGGGACACCGAACCGTCGGTGCAGGTGCCGTGCGCGCCGTTGTTGACCGTGGTGCAGGCCTGGTCGAAGTGCCCGCCCACGAACACCGTCCCGGCCAGCGTGGCGATCGCGGCGGCGTCCCCGTCGAACACCCGCTGCCAGCGCAGTGTGCCGGTGCTGGTCCATGCCATCGCCCGGCCGCCCTGGCCGCCGGTGGCCGCGTACACCCCGGCCGAGTCGGTGGCGATCGCGTTCACCTGGGCCGGGGCCCGGGGGAGGAAGCTCCTGAGCACCGTACCGCTGCCGGCTGCGACAGCGGCCAGCCGCAGGGTGCCGGAGACGCCGCTGATCCGGTGGAACGCGCCGCCGACGTAGATTCTGTCGCCGCTGACCGCCAGGGCGTGCACCGAGTCGTCGGCGCTGGGCCGCCAGGCGCCGGCCAGGCCCCCGGTGGCCAGGGAGAACGCGGCGAGGTTACCGCGCGCCGAGCCGTCGACCGCGGTGAAGCTGCCGCCGGCATAGAGCCGTCCGGCGCCGACGGCCAGCGCGTACGGCGTCCCGGTGACCCGGTGCGAGAACGTACCGACGGCACCGGACCCGGCATCGAGCTGGACCAGGTTGTCCCGCGCCCACCCGGAGACCTTGGTGAAGCTGCCGCCCGCGTACACCGACGAACCGTTGACGGTGAGCGTGCGCACCACGCTGTTGGCGCTCGGCGCCCAGCTGAGCAGCGCGCCCGACGCCGAGTCGAAGGCGGCCAGCCGGTTGCGGGCATAGCTGCGCCCACCCCAGCTGACGCTGGTGAACGAACCGCCGGCATAGACGGTGCTGCCCCGGTAGGCCAGCGCGTACACCGAGCCGTTGAACAGTGGTGCCTTGCGCGGTGTGGGGCTGACGGCGAGGGCGGGGGAGGCCGGGCTGACCAGAAGAAGGCTGAAAACTATGGCAAAACGGATGAGGCGCACATACCGATCAACCATCCCGGCTGGTGGAAAGTTTCGCCGCCGTGCCGTCGTGCTCCTGCCGCACCGGCTCGAAGTGCTGCGGCTCGCCGGCCCCGAGCTCGTCCGCCCGCGGCGGTCGGGTGCGCAGTCCCAGCGCCGACAGCCACTCGACGAGCTGGTGGTGCACGGCGTCGGGACCGATCAGCTCGCCCTGGTCGACCTGCCACTCGGCCGGGTGGACGAGCACCGCGTCGGTCTGCCAGCCGCCGAGCCCGCCGTGCGAGCCGACCAGCTCCTCGAACGCGGCCACCTCGCTGGTCACCGGGTCCACGCTGCTGATCAGCACCAGATCGCCGACGTGTTCGGCCTGCTGGTGGCGCAGCAGATCGGCCCGGGCGTGCTCGCCGTACTGCTCCAGCGGGTCCACCCCGGTGATCCTGCCGTCGCTCAGGCGGTGCGAACCGGCCGGTCCGTACGCGACCGGGCCGCCCTCCTCGTGCACCACGACCAGGCCGATGCCGGGGTGTCCGGCCAGCCCGGAGACGAGCTGCGGGTAGAGCTCGTCGATGCTGTCCCTGGTGAGCCGCTGCCGGTGCCGGGTGAGATAGACCAGCGCGAGGTTGCCGGACGAGACGACCAGCAGCGGCGCCACCGGCGAGTCGGGATATCCGGGGTCCCGGGTCGCCTGGTCCTCGGCCGGTGCCCGCGGGGCGTCGGCCGGGTCCGGGGCGGAGAAGCGCTCCACCGCCTCCTCCAGCGTCTCGCCGTAGCGCTGCCGGAACGTCGAGCCCTGGCTCTGACCGTGGTCGGAGAGCACCACGATCTGATAGGCGCGCGCCGCCTCGCTGCCCAGCCGTTCCAGCACGCCGAGCATCCGGTCGAGGTTCTCCAGCTGCCGCATCGACTCCGGCCGGGCCGGGCCGGCGTGATGCGCGACCTCGTCGTAGTCGACCAGGTCGCAGTAGACGGCCGGGGCGCCGCGGGCCATCTGCTCGGCGATCAGCGAGACGTTGACGTCGCGCAGCAGCATCGCGGCGGGCCGCAGGGCCAGGAACGCGCCCGACCGGCTCACCCGGGGCAGCAGGTTGCGCCGCCGCTGCAGCCGGGCCTGGTGCAGCTCGGTGAGCACCTCGCCGACCCCCAGCACCAGCGCCCGGGTGAAACCGAACGGGCTGGCCATGAACGCCGCCCAGCCCCGCGCCGAGCGACCCGGCAGCGCCGCGTGGCTGACCGTGAGCAGGTTGGTCACCGCGTCGCCGGAGAACGCGTTGCCGATGCTCACCCCGCCGTCGCGCAGCAGGCCGCGCCCGTCGGAGAGGCGCGGCTGGATCTGTGCCGCGTCCCGGGGCTTGTTGGAGACCATCAGCTTGCCGGTCTCCTTCTCGAACCAGCGGAAGCCGGGGATCTGCCGGGACGCGCCGTGCAGGATGCCCGCCTGTGAGGCGGGGGTGGTCGACGGGATGCCGGTGTGCCAGCCGCGCATGGTGTGCGTGCCCGAGCGCAGCCAGCGGCCCAGCGTCGGCAGGTTGCCGGCCCGCACCGCCCAGCGCAGCACGTGCACGCTGACCCCGTCGAGCTGGACCATCAGCACGCCCGGCTCGGTGCCCCGGGCGGGCCGGCGCAGCGTGAACAACCGCCCGCCGGCTTGCCGGGCCTGCCGTCGCCGGATGCCCCGCATCAGCCGCCGGGCCTCGCGGATGAAGGTGTCCTCGGTGCCGCTGTCCAGCATCCAGTCGAGCAGGGCCGCGCCGACCACGGCCAGGAACGCGGCGACCCCGACCGTGGGCCAGCCGCTGAGCCGCTTGGACGGGTCCAGCTCCAGCGCCACCGCCATGACGATGACCTGGGCGACCACGCCGAGCAGCATCGCGCCCCAGCCACCCAGCGCGGTCACGCCCCACAGCAGCAGCGGGCGCAGCACCGCACCGACCGCGGCGACCAGCACCACGAGCCCGATGGTGTCGAAGACGTCGGTGCTGCGCACACCCGGCATCAGCCACAGCGTGAAGGTCAGGACGACAAACGTGATGATGGCGTTGCGCAGGGCCGCCTTGAGCCGGTCCAGCACGCGGGACCAGGCGAACAGCGCCCGCAGCTCGCTGCCGCGTCCTCCTGGTTGCAGTGCCACCGGAAAACGATCGCACAGCTCGTACGGACCGCGCTCGCCACGTAGTGAAGGACACGCCCGGGTGCCGTGGAGCGTCGCGTTCCGGACATCACCCGTTCGAGCGGCGCGTCCGATATGTCCGGGCGAGGGGCAGTAGCTTCGCCGCGTGCGGATCACTGTCCTGGCCCTCGCGGCGCTGCTCGCCGGTTGTTCGGCACCCGCCGCACCCGAACCGGCACCCGCACCCAGCACCGGTGGGCCACGGATCGTCGGTTACTTCACCGACTGGAGTGGCTACGGCCGCAACTTCCAGGTCCGCGACGTCGACACCAGCGGCGCGGCGGCCGACCTCACCCACCTCGTGTACGCCTTCGGCAAGGTGCAGGACGGCAGCTGCCGGCCCGGCGACACGTGGGCCGACTACGACCGGCCGGTCACCGCCGCGGCCAGCGTGGACGGGCTGGCCGACCGGGCCGGTCAGGGTCTGCGCGGCAACTTCGGGCAGCTCCGCAAGTTGAAGGCGCGGCACCCCGGCCTGCGGGTGCTGTGGTCGTTCGGCGGCTGGACCGGCTCGGCCGGGTTCGCCGCAGCCGCCCGGGAGCCGGAGGCGTTCGCGGCGTCGTGCGCCCGGCTGCTCCACGACCCCCGCTGGGCCGGGCTGTTCGACGGCATCGACATCGACTGGGAGTACCCCAACGCTTGCGGGCTGGCCTGCGACACCAGCGGCCCGGACGCGCTGCCGGGGCTGGTCACCGCGCTGCGGCGGGCGCTCGGGCCGGACGCCGTGATCAGCGCCGCGGTCCCCGGCGACGTGGGCAAGCTGGGAGCCACCGACTACGCCGACGTGGCCGCTCAGGCCGATTGGGTCAGCGCCATGACCTATGACTTCTTCGGCACCGGGGACACGAGCGGGCCTACTGCGCCGCATTCGCCGCTCACTGCGTACCCGGGAATCCCGCGTGCCACCGCGACCACCGACGCGGCGATCCGGAAGCTGCGGGACCTGGGGATCCCGGCCGGCAAGATCGTGCTCGGGGTCGGGTTCTACGGCCGGGGCTGGACCGGGGTGCGCAGCGCGACGCCGGGCGCCGCAGCGACCGGCGCCGCGCGGGGCACCTACGAGCAGGGGCTGGAGGATTACGGCGTGCTCAGCCGCACCTGCCCGCCGACCGGCACGATCGGCGGCACCGCCTATGCGTTCTGCCACGGCCAATGGTGGAGCTACGACACCCCGCAGACCCTCAAGGCCAAGATGGCGTACGCGAGGAGCGCTGGGCTGGCCGGCGCCTTCGCGTGGGAGTTGTCCGGCGACACAGCCGATGCGCAGCTCGTCAAGGCGATGCGGGCGGGTCTCACCCCACCCTGACCCAGACGTCGTCGAGGATGCCCTGGAACTGGTCGTTGTCGGCGTAGGCGCCCTTGCCGCCGATGCTGAGCGGGCGCTGGTTGGCGATCGACAGCTTCGCCGACACCTCCCGCGTCCCGCGCACCACGCCGTCGACCAGCACGGTGAAGCTGGTGCTGCGCCGCCGGCACTCGACGGTGTGCCAGTGCCCGTCCGCGACCGACACCGTGCTCCGCACGATCTTGATGCCGGGGTTGGCGCCGACCAGCACGCAGCTGGGGAACCCGGCGGTGCCGTCGATCTGCAGCTTCCACTGGCTGCTCGACGTGGAGTAGCCCTTCTGCAGGATGTTCTGCCCCTTGGTGGTCTGGCTGTGGGCGAGCAGGACCGAGGCGCCGTACGCCAGCGCCCGGGTCCCGGGGTTGAGCTGCGGGCTGGTGGCGCTGCGCAGGGCGGCATGCGGGCAGGCCGACGCGGTGGTCGTGCACTTCGCGGGGAACCGGATGGCCTGGCCGCTGCGGTGCGGGACGGCGCTGACCGTGCCGCCGTTGCCACTGACCAGCGTGAGGGTGTGCCCGTTGCCCGAGTCGTCGCGGATCGAGCCGGCCCGGCCGCCGTCGAAGGTGTAGAGCGCGACCAGCGTCCCGGTAGCGGCGGTGCCGGTGGACCGGGCGGTGACCGCGGCCGGTCCGGCCGGCCCGATGCCGGTGGCAGTGCCGGCGGATGCGTGAACGGCGGTGACACCGAGGCCGATGGCGAGCCCGGCGAGGGCCACGGGAAGAACGGCACGACGATAAATCATGTCCGAATTATTACTTGTTAACCAAATGTGGGCATTGGGAGGGCGGGTCACGTCGTCGCGCCCTCCCGTCTTGCTTCCGGCTCAGCTGGAGGACTGCTGCTCAACCGCCGCGGCGGACCGGGCACGCCGCTTGCGGATGTGCCGCATGTGCAGGAAGACATAGGCCGCGATCGCGACGACGATCACCCCGATGGCCCACCACTTGTACTCGTGGGCACGGTCGATGAGATCGCCGAGCTTGGGGCCCAGCAGGTACGAGATGGTGGTCCACCAGCCCACCCACAGGGCCGCGCCGATCGCGTTGTAGACCAGGAAGGTGCGCCACGGCATCGCGGTGATCCCCGCGATCACGCCGTTGAGCTGGCGCAGCCCGTCGATGAAGCGGGCCACCACGACGATCCGGTTGCCGCGCCGGGCAAAGAACCTCTCGGCGCGTTCCAGGCGTTCCGGCGTGATGAAGATGTACTTGCCGAAGCGGTGCACCGCCTTGCGCCCGCCGCGGACGCCGATCCAGTAGCCGATGTTGTCGCCGAGCACCGCCGCGACGAACGCGATCACCCCGACGAGCCAGATGTCGAGCCGGCCCCAGCTGGCGTAGATGGCCGCCGCCACCATGATCGTCTGGCCCGGCGCGGGCACGCCGAAGCTCTCCACCCCGATGACCGCGGCCACCGCCAGATAGCCCCAGCGGTCCAGGATCGGGGCGACGCCGTGCAGAAAGCCTGGCAAGTCGTCGGTGGGCGGCATGGGCTCGGCAGGCTCCTGTCGTGTACGGGGACCAGTGGCCCCCACCCAACACGGTATCCGCCGCCCGGGGGCACAAACCAAAGTGTGCCCCGGCGATTCCCCGCCGGGGCACACTACGTCGCACTACGTCAGTTCTGCGGGGGTACGTCCCCGGTGCCGCTGCCCCAGGTCAGGCTGGGTGTGGTCGACAGGGTGTAGACGAGCTTGCCGCCCTTGGTCACCTTGTCCGCGGTCAGCCAGCCCTTGGTGGTGTTCTTGCCGTCCACCGTCAGGTTCTTCACATAGATCGCCTTGTCGTCGCTGCGCGGTGCCTCGATCGTCAGATCCTTGCCGCTCGCCAGGTGGATCACCGCCCGCGGGAAGAGCGGGGTGGTCAGGGCGAGCTCGGCGCGGGTCGGCACGGTCGGGTACAGGCCCAGCGAGGCGAAGACGTACCAGGCGCTCATCGTGCCGGCGTCGTCGTTGCCGGGAATGCCGCCGGTGCCGTTGCTCCACTTCTGATCGATGATCGCGTCGACCGTCTCCTGGGTCTTGTACGCGGCACCGAAGTAGTTGTAGAGGAACGGCGTCTGGATGTCCGGTTCGTTGGTGGCGTCGAACTTCGTGCCCGTGGTTGCGCTCAGGTCGAACGTACCGTCGGGGTTGCGGAAGAACGAGTCGAGCCGCTCGATCGCCGTTGTGGTGCCGCCCATCTTCTGGGCCAGCGTGGTGACGTCCGAGTAGACCATCCAGGTGTACTGGGCGCTGCTGCCCTCGACGAAACCGGTGCCGGTCGACGGGCTGAACCCGCCGGCCCAGGTGCCGTCGCTGTAGCGGTCCCGCATCCAGCCCTTGTGCAGGTCACCATCGGGTACGGGGGTGGGCACGGCCGGGTCGGCCAGCTCCAGCTCGCCGAGCTGCACGATGTCCGCGCCGCCGTTCTTGGTGACGGTCAGGCGGTAGTACGAGAACGCCTGCGGGTTCGCGACCGTGAACTCCCTGGTCTGCCCGCGCTGCTCGAACGTCTGCCCGGTCTGCGTGTCGATCGTGGTCCAGGTGCTGCCGTCGGACGAGCCCTGCAGCGTCCAGTCCTGCGGGTCCCGCTCCGGGACGTCGTTGCCGGACGTCAGGGCGTACCTGGTCACCGTCAGCGGCGCCGCTACCTTGGCCTGGATCCAGCCGGTGGTGGCGAACGTCAGCCACTTGGTGCCCTTGTCGCCGTCGAACGCCTGGGCTTTTCCTTCGTACGGCGCGTTCTCGGCACTTGCCTGAATGTCCGTGATGCGCTCGCGGATGTTGTGCTCGAGGCCGGTGTCGATCTGCGCGTCGGGGTCGAAGACGTTACGCCAGTTGTGCGAGCGGGTCAGGAAGTCGGCGTACGCCTGCTTGTCGTCGAGCGCCTTGGCGAGCTGCGCGATGCCGTAGTCGGCGGCCGAGTCCTCCAGGGTCTCCGCGGCGCCGCCCCAGCAGTGGCAGTCATCGGCGGGGACGTAACCGAGCTTGAGGTACTTGTCGAGGGCCGGGCGCTGGCCGACACACTCGACGTTGCACCCCGCGTCGCTGGAGTCGTTCGCGGTCGGCACGGTCGCCGCGTGCACCAGCGAGTCGAACGCGCCCTGGACGTCGAAGTCGCGGGCGCCGAAGGCATACATGCCGGCCACCGCCGCAGCCGACGGGTCGCCGGACATGACCGCGGTCTTGCCGTGCTCCAGCAGCCAGCGGTCCCACTCGCCGCCGCGCTGGGTGGCGTAGTTGAACAGGCTCTGCGCGTAGTCCGAGGCCTGCTTGGGATCGAGGATCGCCAGCAGCTGAACCTGGGCCCGGTACTGGTCCCAGCCGGAGAAAGTACCGTATTGGGACTTTTGTCCTGTGGACAACGTGTGGACAGCATCGTCGGCGCCGAAGTAGCGGCCGTCGACGTCACTGGTCAGCGTCGGTTCCAGCATCGCGTGGTACAGCGCGGTGTAGAACGTCGTCTTCTGGTCCTCGGTGCCGCCGCCGATGCCGATCTTCTTCAGCCGCGCCGACCACGCCGAGCGCGCGCCGGCCGCGATCGCGTTGAAGCTCAGCCGGTCCGGCGACTCGGTGGCCAGGTTCGTCCGGGCGCCGTCCAGGCTGACGTACGAGATGCCGACGCGCATGGTCACCGACGTAGTGCCGGGCGCGAACGTGATGTAGCCACCCGAGCCCTTGCCCGCGTTGGGCCGGCCGGAACTGCTGTAGCCGCTGCCGCCCTGCGCATCCGTGGTCCCCGGGTTGACCGTCGCGTCCTTCCACGTGCCGGTCGTGCTGAACGGCTGGTCGAGCGTCGCTGTGAAGTGCAGCGTGTAGTAGGCGTGCGAGTTGTCGGTGCTCTGCGGCCCGCAGAAGTTGCCCGCACTGACCGACCCGGTGACCGTACGGGTGGCCGGATCGATGTGCACCGTCGCGTCCTCGCTGCCGGTCTCTGACATCGAGGTGCGGAACAGCATGCTCGCCGGTTTGTCGGCGGGGAAGGTGAACTTGCCGAAGCCGGTGCGCGGGGTCACGGTCAGTTCCGCGCCGGCGCCGCTGTCCAGGCCGACCTTGTA includes:
- a CDS encoding TetR/AcrR family transcriptional regulator — translated: MRITLALLWRDESAIPRKGPRRGLTLDHVITAALRIADRDGLAALTIRRVAEAIGTAPMSVYTHVPGKAELVDLMVDLVYAHMPRTDTTGRPWRDRLTAVAEDNRVLLRDHPWLTAVPAQRPVLGPGAIGKYEHELTALDGLGLTDVQMDDCLTHLLTFVTASARAALEAQAVAETTALTDEQWWADAGPLLARFLNPADYPLATRVGTAAGTAHRAAHDPGHSYDFGLRRVLDGLAPLIEPPGAPTP
- a CDS encoding glyoxalase/bleomycin resistance/extradiol dioxygenase family protein, with the protein product MNITSSAVSLNVDDVEASSRFLAEHFGFREVMAADGFSSLHRDDAGMTVIYLRRGLSTLPADQRDDHAAGLILAFEVDDLTGELARLQAEGVAITMPLTSEEWGERAFQVRDPNGVIVQLVDWNAQSNQA
- a CDS encoding alkaline phosphatase family protein, producing MALQPGGRGSELRALFAWSRVLDRLKAALRNAIITFVVLTFTLWLMPGVRSTDVFDTIGLVVLVAAVGAVLRPLLLWGVTALGGWGAMLLGVVAQVIVMAVALELDPSKRLSGWPTVGVAAFLAVVGAALLDWMLDSGTEDTFIREARRLMRGIRRRQARQAGGRLFTLRRPARGTEPGVLMVQLDGVSVHVLRWAVRAGNLPTLGRWLRSGTHTMRGWHTGIPSTTPASQAGILHGASRQIPGFRWFEKETGKLMVSNKPRDAAQIQPRLSDGRGLLRDGGVSIGNAFSGDAVTNLLTVSHAALPGRSARGWAAFMASPFGFTRALVLGVGEVLTELHQARLQRRRNLLPRVSRSGAFLALRPAAMLLRDVNVSLIAEQMARGAPAVYCDLVDYDEVAHHAGPARPESMRQLENLDRMLGVLERLGSEAARAYQIVVLSDHGQSQGSTFRQRYGETLEEAVERFSAPDPADAPRAPAEDQATRDPGYPDSPVAPLLVVSSGNLALVYLTRHRQRLTRDSIDELYPQLVSGLAGHPGIGLVVVHEEGGPVAYGPAGSHRLSDGRITGVDPLEQYGEHARADLLRHQQAEHVGDLVLISSVDPVTSEVAAFEELVGSHGGLGGWQTDAVLVHPAEWQVDQGELIGPDAVHHQLVEWLSALGLRTRPPRADELGAGEPQHFEPVRQEHDGTAAKLSTSRDG
- a CDS encoding glycoside hydrolase family 18 protein, whose translation is MRITVLALAALLAGCSAPAAPEPAPAPSTGGPRIVGYFTDWSGYGRNFQVRDVDTSGAAADLTHLVYAFGKVQDGSCRPGDTWADYDRPVTAAASVDGLADRAGQGLRGNFGQLRKLKARHPGLRVLWSFGGWTGSAGFAAAAREPEAFAASCARLLHDPRWAGLFDGIDIDWEYPNACGLACDTSGPDALPGLVTALRRALGPDAVISAAVPGDVGKLGATDYADVAAQADWVSAMTYDFFGTGDTSGPTAPHSPLTAYPGIPRATATTDAAIRKLRDLGIPAGKIVLGVGFYGRGWTGVRSATPGAAATGAARGTYEQGLEDYGVLSRTCPPTGTIGGTAYAFCHGQWWSYDTPQTLKAKMAYARSAGLAGAFAWELSGDTADAQLVKAMRAGLTPP
- a CDS encoding LamG-like jellyroll fold domain-containing protein; this translates as MIYRRAVLPVALAGLAIGLGVTAVHASAGTATGIGPAGPAAVTARSTGTAATGTLVALYTFDGGRAGSIRDDSGNGHTLTLVSGNGGTVSAVPHRSGQAIRFPAKCTTTASACPHAALRSATSPQLNPGTRALAYGASVLLAHSQTTKGQNILQKGYSTSSSQWKLQIDGTAGFPSCVLVGANPGIKIVRSTVSVADGHWHTVECRRRSTSFTVLVDGVVRGTREVSAKLSIANQRPLSIGGKGAYADNDQFQGILDDVWVRVG
- a CDS encoding DedA family protein, producing MPPTDDLPGFLHGVAPILDRWGYLAVAAVIGVESFGVPAPGQTIMVAAAIYASWGRLDIWLVGVIAFVAAVLGDNIGYWIGVRGGRKAVHRFGKYIFITPERLERAERFFARRGNRIVVVARFIDGLRQLNGVIAGITAMPWRTFLVYNAIGAALWVGWWTTISYLLGPKLGDLIDRAHEYKWWAIGVIVVAIAAYVFLHMRHIRKRRARSAAAVEQQSSS
- a CDS encoding GH92 family glycosyl hydrolase → MLGRRTVAALAGVALTVPFGAAAQAAAALPPLVAEPAAYVNPLIGSTNLGNTYPGAVTPFGMLAWSPQTSKGTQISTPAPGGYQYTATRIRGLSLTHLSGVGCSGANGDIPIMPYVGNITSSPTADATDAVYASTFSHANEVAKPGYYKVGLDSGAGAELTVTPRTGFGKFTFPADKPASMLFRTSMSETGSEDATVHIDPATRTVTGSVSAGNFCGPQSTDNSHAYYTLHFTATLDQPFSTTGTWKDATVNPGTTDAQGGSGYSSSGRPNAGKGSGGYITFAPGTTSVTMRVGISYVSLDGARTNLATESPDRLSFNAIAAGARSAWSARLKKIGIGGGTEDQKTTFYTALYHAMLEPTLTSDVDGRYFGADDAVHTLSTGQKSQYGTFSGWDQYRAQVQLLAILDPKQASDYAQSLFNYATQRGGEWDRWLLEHGKTAVMSGDPSAAAVAGMYAFGARDFDVQGAFDSLVHAATVPTANDSSDAGCNVECVGQRPALDKYLKLGYVPADDCHCWGGAAETLEDSAADYGIAQLAKALDDKQAYADFLTRSHNWRNVFDPDAQIDTGLEHNIRERITDIQASAENAPYEGKAQAFDGDKGTKWLTFATTGWIQAKVAAPLTVTRYALTSGNDVPERDPQDWTLQGSSDGSTWTTIDTQTGQTFEQRGQTREFTVANPQAFSYYRLTVTKNGGADIVQLGELELADPAVPTPVPDGDLHKGWMRDRYSDGTWAGGFSPSTGTGFVEGSSAQYTWMVYSDVTTLAQKMGGTTTAIERLDSFFRNPDGTFDLSATTGTKFDATNEPDIQTPFLYNYFGAAYKTQETVDAIIDQKWSNGTGGIPGNDDAGTMSAWYVFASLGLYPTVPTRAELALTTPLFPRAVIHLASGKDLTIEAPRSDDKAIYVKNLTVDGKNTTKGWLTADKVTKGGKLVYTLSTTPSLTWGSGTGDVPPQN